A DNA window from Pogona vitticeps strain Pit_001003342236 chromosome 2, PviZW2.1, whole genome shotgun sequence contains the following coding sequences:
- the LOC110075083 gene encoding fructosamine-3-kinase — translation MEKLLKAELKTTVLKAFGSSGGGCISHGQSYETDHGRVFVKVNSKPQARTMFEGEMASLIAIQQTNTVRVPKPIKVIDLPGGGAVFAMEHLKMKSLNKYSAKLGEQIADLHLYNKKLGEKLKKEENTVGKGAGQIEPCHVDKFGFHIVTCCGFITQVNEWQSDWPTFFTRHRLQAQMDLIERDYGDREARELWSQLKPKIPEMFHDVEIIPALVHGDLWAGNVAEDESGPILFDPACFYGHSEFELAISMMFGGFSSSFFTAYHSKIPRAPGFEKRNKLYQLFNYINHWNHFGTGYRGSTLNVMRKLLK, via the exons ATGGAAAAACTCCTGAAAGCCGAATTGAAAACCACCGTGCTGAAGGCATTTGGCAGCTCGGGCGGAGGGTGCATTAGCCACGGGCAGAGCTATGAAACCGACCACGGGCGAGTGTTTGTTAAAGTCAACAGCAAACCTCAG GCGAGGACAATGTTTGAGGGAGAAATGGCTAGCTTAATAGCCATTCAGCAGACCAACACTGTGCGGGTTCCAAAACCAATTAAAGTGATCGACCTTCCTGGAGGCGGAGCTGTGTTTGCTATGGAGCACCTAAAGATGAAGAGTCTCAATAA aTACTCTGCAAAACTTGGAGAGCAGATAGCCGATCTTCACCTCTATAACAAAAAACTTGGCGAAAaattaaagaaggaagaaaacacaGTTG GGAAAGGTGCAGGCCAGATAGAACCGTGCCATGTGGATAAATTTGGATTCCATATCGTTACTTGCTGTGGTTTTATAACTCAG GTGAACGAATGGCAAAGTGACTGGCCTACGTTCTTTACCCGCCACCGCCTTCAAGCCCAAATGGATCTGATTGAAAGAGATTATGGAGACAGAGAAGCAAGAGAACTGTGGTCTCAGCTGAAG CCCAAGATTCCTGAGATGTTTCATGATGTGGAGATCATTCCTGCTCTCGTGCATGGGGACCTGTGGGCAGGAAATGTAGCTGAAGATGAGTCTGGCCCTATTCTCTTTGATCCTGCTTGCTTCTATGGTCATTCAGAATTTGAACTTGCCATTTCTATGATGTTTGGTGGTTTCAGCAGCTCTTTCTTCACTGCATATCACAGCAAAATCCCCAGGGCTCCAGGGTTTGAAAAACGTAACAAACTTTATCAGCTATTTAATTATATTAACCACTGGAACCATTTTGGTACAGGATATCGGGGATCTACTCTTAATGTAATGCGGAAGCTCTTAAAGTAA